A DNA window from Brassica napus cultivar Da-Ae chromosome A4, Da-Ae, whole genome shotgun sequence contains the following coding sequences:
- the LOC106446537 gene encoding leucine aminopeptidase 1 has protein sequence MPHTLGLTKPNSTDHPKISFAAKEIDVTEWKGDLLVVGVTEKDLTKDDGSKFENPILNKLDAHTSGLLALVSSEEDFTGKPGQSTVLRLPGLATKRIGLIGLGKPASSSSSPTAFHSLGEGVANVSKASQSSTVAVALASPESESKLSSASALASGVVLGLFEDGRYKSDSKKPSLSSVDIIGFGTGAEVEKKLKYAEDVSYGVIFGRELINSPANVLTPAVLAEEAAKVASTYSDVFTANILNEEQCKELKMGSYLAVAAASANPPFFIHLVYKPKSGDVKTKLALVGKGLTFDSGGYNIKTGPGCSIELMKFDMGGSAAVLGAAKAIGEIKPPGVEVHFIVAACENMISGTGMRPGDVITASNGKTIEVNNTDAEGRLTLADALVYACNQGVDKIVDLATLTGACVIALGTSVAGIYTPNDELAKEVIAASEKSGEKLWRMPLEESYWEMMKSGCADMVNTGGRAGGSITAALFLKQFVSEKVQWMHIDMAGPVWNEKKKSGTGFGVATLVEWVQTNSSS, from the exons ATGCCTCACACTCTCGGCCTCACCAAACCCAACTCCACCGATCATCCCAAG ATCTCGTTCGCTGCGAAGGAGATCGATGTGACGGAGTGGAAAGGGGACTTACTAGTTGTCGGCGTGACGGAGAAAGACTTGACTAAAGACGATGGTTCGAAGTTCGAGAACCCGATCTTGAACAAGCTCGATGCTCACACGAGTGGACTCTTAGCTTTAGTCTCTTCCGAGGAAGATTTCACTGGCAAACCGGGTCAGTCAACGGTTCTTAGGCTTCCCGGTTTAGCAACCAAACGGAtcggtttaatcggtttaggaaaaccagcttcatcatcatcatctccaacAGCTTTTCATAGCCTTGGTGAAGGTGTGGCTAACGTGTCAAAGGCTTCTCAGTCGAGCACCGTTGCTGTTGCTCTTGCATCGCCTgagagtgaatccaagcttagCTCTGCTTCAGCTTTAGCTTCAG GCGTGGTGCTGGGGCTATTCGAAGACGGGAGGTATAAGTCTGATTCAAAGAAACCATCTTTGAGCTCTGTTGATATCATTGGGTTCGGAACTGGAGCTGAAGTTGAGAAGAAGCTTAAGTATGCTGAAGATGTTTCTTACGGTGTGATTTTCGGGAGAGAGCTTATTAACTCTCCTGCTAATGTGCTCACTCCTG CTGTGTTAGCTGAGGAAGCAGCAAAAGTGGCTTCTACGTACAGTGATGTGTTTACAGCAAACATCTTGAACGAGGAGCAATGCAAGGAGTTGAAGATGGGATCTTATCTAGCTGTTGCTGCTGCTTCGGCTAATCCTCCTTTCTTCATTCACCTTGTGTATAAACCTAAGAGTGGCGATGTTAAGACCAAACTTGCTCTTGTTGGAAAAGGATTGACCTTTGACAG TGGTGGCTACAACATTAAGACTGGACCTGGCTGCTCCATTGAGCTCATGAAATTCGACATGGGTGGTTCAGCTgctgttcttggtgctgctaaAGCCATTGGTGAGATTAAGCCTCCTGGTGTTGAG GTTCATTTCATCGTTGCAGCCTGTGAGAATATGATTAGTGGAACTGGAATGAGACCTGGAGATGTCATCACAGCCTCAAACGGAAAGACCATTGAG GTGAACAACACCGATGCTGAAGGTCGTCTAACACTTGCTGATGCTCTAGTGTATGCTTGTAACCAAGGCGTTGACAAG ATTGTTGACCTCGCTACGTTGACTGGAGCCTGTGTTATTGCATTGGGAACATCAGTGGCAG GTATCTACACACCTAACGACGAGCTTGCAAAGGAAGTGATTGCTGCATCAGAGAAGAGTGGAGAGAAGCTGTGGAGGATGCCATTAGAGGAGAGCTATTGGGAGATGATGAAGTCTGGATGTGCTGATATGGTCAACACAGGCGGGCGTGCAGGAGGTTCCATCACCGCAGCTCTCTTCCTGAAACAG TTTGTGAGCGAGAAAGTACAATGGATGCATATAGACATGGCTGGGCCAGTGTGGAACGAAAAGAAGAAATCTGGGACTGGGTTTGGTGTTGCTACGCTTGTGGAATGGGTGCAGACTAATTCTTCTTCATAG
- the LOC106446532 gene encoding probable LRR receptor-like serine/threonine-protein kinase At2g24230, whose protein sequence is MGFGFWGYALILSLFLKQVYCQEPNTDGFFVSEFIKQMSLTSAQAYNFSAPFCSWQGLFCDSKNEHVTVLIATGMGLSGPIPDTTLGKLSKLQSLDLSNNRISALPSDFWSLTTLKSLNLSFNQISGSFPSNVGNFGQLESLDLSHNNFSGQIPEAVDSLVSLRVLKFDHNGFQMSIPRGLLGCQSLVSIDLSSNQLEGSLPDGFASAFPKLKTLNIAGNKIQGRDRDFEDMKSINFLNISGNQFEGSAIGLFKETLEVADLSKNRLQGHISQVDSNWTSLVYLDLSENELSGDIFKNLTLLKKLKHLNLAWNRFNRGVFPRIEMIYGLEYLNLSNTNLSGHIPREISELSDLNTLDVSGNHLSGNIPMLSIKNLAAIDVSRNNLTGEIPMPIIEKLQWMESFNFSYNNLTFCTEKFSPETLTRSFYGSTSSCPIAADPALFKRRRSATGVLKVALAVTLSAMFLLIAALVFVAFGHKRKVKTSEAKDVSVKEEQSISGPFSFQTDSTTWVADVKQANAVPVVIFEKPLLNITFSDLLSATSHFDRDTLLAEGKFGPVYRGFLPGGIHVAVKVLVHGSTLSDQEAARELEFLGRIKHPNLVPLTGYCIAGDQRIAIYEYMENGNLQNLLQDLPFGVQTTDDWSTDTWEEEGDNGIQHIGHEGPVATWRFRHMIALGTARALAFLHHGCSPPMIHRDVKASSVYLDQNLEPRLSDFGLAKVFGSGLDDEITNGSPGYLPPEFLQREQELPTPKSDVYCFGVVVFELVTGKKPVGDEYLDEKDTDLVTWVRSLVRKSQGSKAIDPKIQQTGSEDQMEEALKIGYLCTADLPSKRPSMQQVVGLLKDIEPKPNQ, encoded by the coding sequence ATGGGTTTTGGTTTCTGGGGCTATGCATTGATTCTTTCTCTGTTCTTGAAGCAAGTCTATTGCCAAGAACCGAACACAGATGGTTTCTTTGTCTCTGAGTTCATCAAACAAATGAGTTTAACCTCTGCTCAAGCTTACAACTTCTCTGCTCCCTTCTGTTCATGGCAAGGCTTGTTCTGTGATTCCAAGAATGAGCATGTGACTGTGTTAATTGCCACTGGGATGGGTTTATCTGGTCCAATCCCTGACACAACCCTTGGCAAACTCAGCAAGCTTCAGTCTTTGGATCTCAGCAACAACAGAATCTCTGCTTTGCCATCTGATTTCTGGAGTTTGACCACTTTGAAGAGCCTCAACCTCTCCTTCAACCAGATCTCTGGCTCTTTCCCCAGCAATGTTGGCAACTTTGGGCAGCTTGAGTCCCTTGACCTCTCTCACAACAACTTCTCAGGTCAAATCCCTGAGGCTGTGGACTCTCTTGTCAGCTTAAGAGTCTTGAAGTTTGATCACAATGGGTTTCAGATGTCTATCCCAAGAGGACTTCTTGGCTGCCAATCTCTTGTTTCCATTGATCTCTCCTCTAACCAGCTTGAAGGGTCTCTCCCTGATGGGTTTGCCTCTGCATTTCCAAAGCTCAAGACTTTGAACATAGCAGGAAACAAGATCCAGGGAAGGGACAGAGATTTTGAGGACATGAAGTCCATCAATTTCCTCAACATTTCAGGGAACCAGTTTGAAGGTTCAGCCATAGGTTTGTTCAAGGAGACTCTTGAGGTGGCTGATCTCAGCAAGAACCGGCTTCAAGGTCATATCTCTCAGGTAGATTCCAACTGGACTAGTTTGGTTTATCTTGACTTGTCTGAGAATGAGCTCAGTGGAGATATCTTCAAGAATCTCACACTACTAAAGAAGCTTAAGCACTTAAATCTAGCTTGGAATAGATTCAACAGAGGGGTGTTTCCTAGGATTGAGATGATCTATGGTTTAGAGTATCTTAACTTGTCTAACACAAATCTCTCTGGTCACATACCAAGAGAGATCTCAGAGCTGAGTGACTTGAACACACTTGATGTTTCTGGAAACCATCTATCAGGAAACATCCCTATGTTGAGCATCAAGAACCTCGCGGCTATCGATGTTTCCAGGAACAATTTGACTGGAGAGATACCAATGCCTATCATTGAGAAGCTCCAGTGGATGGAGAGTTTCAACTTCTCTTACAACAACTTAACGTTTTGCACTGAAAAATTCTCACCTGAGACTCTTACCAGATCCTTCTATGGCTCTACAAGCAGCTGCCCTATCGCTGCAGACCCGGCTCTCTTCAAGAGGAGACGCTCAGCCACTGGAGTACTCAAGGTGGCTTTGGCGGTGACGCTCTCCGCTATGTTCTTACTCATAGCAGCTTTGGTTTTTGTTGCGTTTGGCCATAAAAGGAAAGTTAAAACCAGTGAAGCCAAAGATGTCTCGGTTAAGGAAGAACAAAGCATCTCAGGTCCATTTTCTTTCCAGACAGATTCCACTACATGGGTGGCTGATGTCAAGCAGGCAAACGCGGTTCCGGTCGTTATCTTTGAGAAGCCGTTGCTGAACATCACCTTCTCTGATCTCTTGTCTGCGACTTCCCATTTCGACAGAGACACTCTTTTAGCAGAAGGTAAGTTCGGTCCGGTCTACAGAGGCTTCCTCCCTGGTGGGATCCATGTAGCTGTTAAAGTTTTGGTCCACGGCTCAACTCTTAGTGACCAAGAAGCAGCTAGAGAGCTGGAGTTTCTTGGGAGAATCAAGCATCCGAATCTTGTTCCGTTAACTGGATATTGCATAGCTGGTGATCAGAGGATTGCTATCTACGAGTACATGGAGAATGGTAACTTGCAGAACCTGCTTCAAGACCTGCCGTTTGGAGTTCAGACAACAGATGACTGGAGCACGGACACATGGGAAGAAGAAGGTGACAACGGTATCCAACACATAGGGCATGAAGGTCCGGTTGCAACGTGGCGGTTTAGGCACATGATTGCACTTGGAACTGCACGAGCGTTGGCCTTCCTTCACCACGGTTGTTCACCGCCAATGATCCATAGGGATGTGAAAGCTAGTAGCGTCTATCTTGACCAGAACTTGGAGCCAAGATTGTCTGATTTTGGTTTGGCTAAAGTCTTTGGAAGTGGATTAGACGATGAGATCACCAACGGCTCGCCGGGTTATCTCCCTCCTGAGTTCTTGCAACGTGAGCAAGAACTGCCGACGCCAAAATCTGATGTATATTGCTTTGGTGTTGTTGTGTTTGAGCTGGTGACAGGGAAGAAGCCTgttggagatgagtatcttgATGAGAAAGATACAGACTTGGTGACTTGGGTTAGAAGTTTGGTTAGGAAGAGTCAAGGATCAAAGGCTATTGATCCGAAAATACAACAGACAGGATCAGAAGATCAGATGGAAGAAGCTCTCAAGATTGGGTACCTTTGCACGGCTGATCTTCCTTCAAAGCGCCCAAGTATGCAACAAGTAGTTGGTCTTCTCAAAGATATTGAACCAAAGCCTAATCAATGA
- the LOC106446538 gene encoding putative F-box protein At4g11580 isoform X1, producing METLYEISPLFNVFLLFTCFINLRIHHFHISSKCFFLCSCNVTVVRSRKNLKWENMDRDILVKIFEKLNVIDVTMGASRVCISWFLASHEKSLWKTINLTNLQRVDFSHPRLPNSRVEDEKVNEHVYRCNTVLFESTKFSSTVPINLFFNYDTYLTDEDLIDAAQRMPNIRKLVLPRWCHLSENSYQFAFRQWKNLQTLIIDQRHTSLTWRHKIQASGENCINLTNFKTLGCLNEVVVEEIVRCFPNLKKLSLRFCDIIDIGRVLPLITSLKNLTTLNLSHCRFLQRGACIIGSRELDNILCEIARYKCETLIMLCSYVDCKSCKDARKDSYVIVRLHAFFEKNWRNDEIEEFEF from the exons ATGGAAACTCTCTATGAAATCTCTCCTTTGTTCAATGTTTTTCTCCTCTTCACTTGCTTTATAAATTTAAGAATCCatcattttcatatttcatctaaatgtttttttttatgtagcTGCAATGTGACGGTGGTGAGATCAAGAAAAAACCTGAAATGGGAAAACATGGATAGAGATATTTTGGTCAAGATTTTCGAAAAACTCAACGTAATAGATGTTACCATGGGAGCATCACGTGTCTGCATCTCTTGGTTCCTTGCCTCTCACGAAAAATCTCTTTGGAAAACCATCAACCTCACAAATCTCCAACGTGTGGACTTCAGCCATCCTCGATTACCAAACTCCCGGGTCGAAGATGAAAAGGTAAACGAACATGTGTACCGTTGCAATACGGTTTTGTTTGAAAGCACCAAATTTAGCAGCACTGTCCCCATCAACCTGTTCTTCAACTATGATACCTACTTAACTGATGAGGATCTCATTGACGCTGCGCAACG gaTGCCAAACATAAGAAAGCTTGTGTTACCACGATGGTGCCATTTAAGCGAGAACTCATATCAGTTTGCATTCAGGCAATGGAAGAATCTCCAAACGCTAATCATTGATCAACGTCACACATCATTAACCTGGAGACACAAGATTCAAGCTAGCGGAGAGAACTGTATAAACCTCACCAACTTTAAAACTCTGGGTTGCCTTAACGAAGTTGTGGTTGAGGAAATCGTTCGTTGCTTTCCAAACCTCAAGAAGCTGAGTTTGCGTTTTTGCGACATCATTGATATTGGTAGAGTTTTGCCTCTCATCACAAGCCTCAAAAACCTAACGACCCTTAACCTCTCGCACTGTAGATTTCTACAGAGAGGTGCCTGTATAATTGGTAGCCGTGAACTTGACAACATTCTTTGTGAGATTGCCAGATATAAGTGTGAGACATTGATCATGTTGTGTTCATATGTCGATTGCAAGTCCTGCAAAGATGCAAGAAAAGATTCATATGTCATTGTCAGATTACATGCTTTTTTCGAGAAGAATTGGCGGAACGATGAGATAGAGGAATTTGAATTCTGA
- the LOC106414293 gene encoding uncharacterized protein LOC106414293, which produces MAMKRNGKSPVSSESDEKVMFFKDVSLGPHATQLRFRLIHFWEARNPIKKTLIGLELLLIDELGTVIQGFIPPGRIKKYLPDMKQGSVYQLNNFYGSKNKPMYRVADHIATVSFTWNSEMSVLHEVPISFDEDRFRFHSYEDFEANCDLKGDLYDVVGHMKLVNGQTLIERPILDEVEIAASRRIMVHVQSHDGPVMKLYLWDHAATDFCKKFNSYENTPTVLLVTTVNTKRLGGTLALTSMSSTRLFMDYDVQPTKDYFTWLASNPEIANQVSAEVVTKREALTIAEIFSYMTQESAKDAFFECTATIDDVVHGSAWYYIGCSECHAKATKGATSLICTNTRCEKVNTTGVAQYRAKISVYDNSEQAFFVLLGDAGRELTGRHASELVTNYFEANEHKGADHEVPVPEALISIIGQTHKFCVKVTDHNFSGNTRAITVTKILSLDTPPPTEVSVESNIAATSEETVKTGNEVCGTSNGRGDPADGESKRISADAETSTAKRPRC; this is translated from the exons ATGGCGATGAAACGAAATGGGAAGTCTCCTGTCTCCTCCGAATCTGATGAGAAAGTTATGTTCTTCAAAGATGTCTCTCTAGGGCCGCATGCAACTCAGTTGCGCTTCCGACTCATCCATTTCTGGGAGGCTCGGAACCCGATCAAGAAGACGCTGATTGGCCTCGAATTGCTCCTCATCGACGAACTG GGGACTGTTATTCAAGGATTCATCCCACCGGGGcgtattaaaaaatatttgccTGATATGAAACAAGGATCAGTTTACCAACTCAACAACTTCTACGGTTCGAAAAACAAACCGATGTATCGGGTTGCTGATCATATCGCAACCGTGTCTTTCACGTGGAACTCTGAGATGTCGGTTCTTCACGAGGTTCCCATCTCATTTGATGAAGACCGTTTCAGGTTTCATTCATATGAAGATTTTGAAGCTAACTGTGATCTCAAAGGTGACCTCTACG ATGTTGTTGGCCACATGAAACTGGTCAATGGACAGACCCTTATTGAGCGTCCCATCCTTGACGAAGTGGAGATAGCAGCCTCTCGGCGCATTATGGTGCATGTGCAATCACATGA TGGGCCTGTGATGAAGCTCTACCTTTGGGACCATGCTGCAACAGACTTTTGCAAGAAGTTCAATTCCTATGAAAATACTCCCACAGTTCTTTTGGTCACGACTGTTAACACCAAACGTCTCGGAG GTACCCTTGCCCTGACCTCTATGTCCTCCACAAGGCTCTTCATGGACTATGACGTCCAACCAACCAAAGATTACTTCACCTG GCTTGCCTCTAACCCAGAGATTGCTAACCAGGTTAGTGCAGAGGTGGTTACTAAACGTGAGGCACTGACTATAGCAGAAATATTCTCCTACATGACTCAGGAATCTGCAAAg GATGCCTTTTTTGAGTGCACGGCTACGATTGATGATGTTGTGCATGGCTCTGCTTGGTACTATATTGGATGCAGTGAGTGCCATGCTAAGGCTACCAAAGGCGCAACTTCATTGATTTGTACGAACACAAGATGTGAGAAGGTTAACACAACTGGTGTTGCACA GTACCGTGCAAAGATTTCAGTTTATGACAACAGTGAACAAGCTTTTTTTGTCCTACTTGGTGATGCTGGTCGTGAGTTGACTGGGAGGCACGCATCCGAGTTAGTTACCAACTACTTTGAG GCTAATGAACACAAAGGAGCTGACCATGAGGTGCCTGTTCCGGAAGCTCTAATCAGCATCATCGGACAGACACATAAGTTTTGTGTGAAAGTTACAGATCACAACTTCTCAGGCAATACCCGTGCTATTACTGTCACCAAGATCCTCTCTCTAGACACCCCACCACCCACAGAAGTCTCGGTTGAAAGCAACATTGCTGCAACGTCCGAGGAAACAGTGAAGACTGGAAACGAAGTGTGTGGAACTTCCAACGGCCGTGGAGACCCTGCAGATGGGGAGAGTAAGAGGATCTCTGCAGATGCTGAGACATCGACAGCTAAGCGTCCAAGATGTTAG
- the LOC106446538 gene encoding putative F-box protein At4g11580 isoform X2, whose amino-acid sequence MKRLDDPRRAHRWKLSMKSLLCSICNVTVVRSRKNLKWENMDRDILVKIFEKLNVIDVTMGASRVCISWFLASHEKSLWKTINLTNLQRVDFSHPRLPNSRVEDEKVNEHVYRCNTVLFESTKFSSTVPINLFFNYDTYLTDEDLIDAAQRMPNIRKLVLPRWCHLSENSYQFAFRQWKNLQTLIIDQRHTSLTWRHKIQASGENCINLTNFKTLGCLNEVVVEEIVRCFPNLKKLSLRFCDIIDIGRVLPLITSLKNLTTLNLSHCRFLQRGACIIGSRELDNILCEIARYKCETLIMLCSYVDCKSCKDARKDSYVIVRLHAFFEKNWRNDEIEEFEF is encoded by the exons ATGAAGAGATTAGATGATCCAAGAAGAGCCCATAGATGGAAACTCTCTATGAAATCTCTCCTTTGTTCAAT cTGCAATGTGACGGTGGTGAGATCAAGAAAAAACCTGAAATGGGAAAACATGGATAGAGATATTTTGGTCAAGATTTTCGAAAAACTCAACGTAATAGATGTTACCATGGGAGCATCACGTGTCTGCATCTCTTGGTTCCTTGCCTCTCACGAAAAATCTCTTTGGAAAACCATCAACCTCACAAATCTCCAACGTGTGGACTTCAGCCATCCTCGATTACCAAACTCCCGGGTCGAAGATGAAAAGGTAAACGAACATGTGTACCGTTGCAATACGGTTTTGTTTGAAAGCACCAAATTTAGCAGCACTGTCCCCATCAACCTGTTCTTCAACTATGATACCTACTTAACTGATGAGGATCTCATTGACGCTGCGCAACG gaTGCCAAACATAAGAAAGCTTGTGTTACCACGATGGTGCCATTTAAGCGAGAACTCATATCAGTTTGCATTCAGGCAATGGAAGAATCTCCAAACGCTAATCATTGATCAACGTCACACATCATTAACCTGGAGACACAAGATTCAAGCTAGCGGAGAGAACTGTATAAACCTCACCAACTTTAAAACTCTGGGTTGCCTTAACGAAGTTGTGGTTGAGGAAATCGTTCGTTGCTTTCCAAACCTCAAGAAGCTGAGTTTGCGTTTTTGCGACATCATTGATATTGGTAGAGTTTTGCCTCTCATCACAAGCCTCAAAAACCTAACGACCCTTAACCTCTCGCACTGTAGATTTCTACAGAGAGGTGCCTGTATAATTGGTAGCCGTGAACTTGACAACATTCTTTGTGAGATTGCCAGATATAAGTGTGAGACATTGATCATGTTGTGTTCATATGTCGATTGCAAGTCCTGCAAAGATGCAAGAAAAGATTCATATGTCATTGTCAGATTACATGCTTTTTTCGAGAAGAATTGGCGGAACGATGAGATAGAGGAATTTGAATTCTGA